One window from the genome of Epinephelus moara isolate mb chromosome 21, YSFRI_EMoa_1.0, whole genome shotgun sequence encodes:
- the acsl3b gene encoding long-chain-fatty-acid--CoA ligase 3b has product MKLKEDLNPLLLQVFRSVVWVYSVITFIPWYFFSGAGTNLERARRIKARSVSGHPAGPYRAINSQEKLVAWLHPGVDTLDKMFEFAASRFPQRDCLGTREVLSEEDEIQPNGKVFKKVILGNYNWLSYEEAYEAAKCFGSGLAALGQRPQCNIAIFCETRAEWIVAAQACFMYNFPLVTLYATLGPTAIAHGLNETGITHIITSNNLLQSRLKAILCDVPRLQYIIVVDCKPTSWPNIPRGIMVYNMDAVKEMGSKPENIAVDRRQPEPLDIAVIMYTSGSTGIPKGVMISHGNIIAGITGMAERIPNLNETDTYIGYLPLAHVLELSAELVCISHGCRIGYSSPQTLADQSTKIKKGSKGDTSVLKPTLMAAVPEIMDRIYKNVMTKVEEMSKIQKTFFVLAYNYKMEQISRGYSTPLCDSLVFKRVRALLGGNTRVLLSGGAPLSAATQRFMNICLCCPVGQGYGLTETCGAGTISEIWDYSTGRVGAPLVCSEITLKDWEEGGYYSTDKPNPRGEILIGGPNVTMGYYKNEAKNCEDFFVDESGQRWFCTGDIGEFEPDGCLKIIDRKKDLVKLQAGEYVSLGKVEAILKNCSLIDNICAYANSDQSYVISFVVPNHKQLMALAEQLQVTGTWEEMCNNPLLEKEVLRILTEAALSAKMERFEIPKKIRLSAEPWTPETGLVTDAFKLKRKELKSHYQEDIERMYGGK; this is encoded by the exons ATGAAGTTGAAGGAGGATTTGAAccccctgctgctgcaggtgtTCCGCTCGGTGGTCTGGGTCTACTCCGTCATCACCTTCATACCCTGGTACTTTTTCTCCGGAGCTGGCACCAACTTGGAACGGGCTCGTCGGATCAAGGCGCGCTCAGTTAGCGGACACCCAGCCGGGCCGTACAGGGCCATCAACAGTCAAGAGAAGCTGGTGGCATGGCTGCACCCTGGGGTGGACACCCTGGACAAAATGTTTGAATTTGCTGCCAGTCGGTTTCCGCAGAGAGACTGTCTGGGCACCAGGGAGGTGCTCAGTGAGGAGGATGAGATCCAGCCTAATGGCAAGGTCTTCAAAAAG GTTATTCTAGGGAACTATAACTGGCTGTCATACGAGGAAGCGTACGAGGCAGCAAAGTGTTTTGGCAGTGGTCTGGCAGCACTCGGCCAGAGGCCCCAGTGTAACATCGCCATCTTCTGTGAGACCAGAGCGGAGTGGATCGTGGCGGCACAAGCCTGCTTCATGTACAATTTCCCAC TTGTGACCCTGTACGCCACTCTCGGACCCACGGCCATTGCCCACGGCCTGAACGAGACCGGCATCACGCACATCATCACGAGCAATAACCTGCTGCAGAGCCGTCTCAAG GCCATACTGTGCGATGTGCCGAGGCTGCAGTACATCATTGTAGTTGACTGTAAACCCACAAGCTGGCCAAACATCCCCAGAGGCATCATGGTGTACAACATGGACGCTGTGAAGGAGATGGGATCCAAGCCTGAAAACA TCGCAGTAGACCGCAGACAGCCAGAGCCCTTGGACATCGCGGTCATCATGTACACCAGCGGCTCCACAGGCATCCCCAAGGGTGTCATGATCTCCCATGGCAACATCATTGCTGGCATCACTGGCATGGCTGAGCGAATCCCTAACCTCAA TGAAACAGACACCTATATTGGCTACCTGCCGCTGGCACACGTTTTAGAGCTCAGTGCTGAACTGGTGTGCATCTCTCACGGCTGTCGCATCGGCTACTCCTCCCCTCAGACTCTAGCCGACCAG TCTACCAAGATAAAGAAGGGCAGTAAAGGGGACACCAGTGTGCTGAAACCTACCCTCATGGCTGCTGTACCA GAGATCATGGATCGAATCTATAAGAATGTGATGACCAAAGTGGAGGAGATGAGCAAAATCCAGAAGACGTTCTTTGTGCTGGCCTACAACTACAAGATGGAGCAGATCTCCAGAGGCTACAGCACGCCTCTCTGTGACAG TCTGGTGTTCAAACGGGTGCGTGCGCTCTTGGGAGGGAACACACGGGTGCTGCTTTCTGGCGGAGCTCCACTCTCAGCTGCCACACAGCGCTTCATGAACATCTGCCTGTGCTGCCCCGTGGGGCAGGGCTACGGCCTGACGGAGACCTGTGGAGCTGGCACCATCAGCGAGA TTTGGGACTACAGCACAGGACGGGTTGGTGCTCCACTGGTCTGCTCAGAGATCACACTGAAGGACTGGGAGGAGG GTGGTTACTACAGCACAGACAAGCCCAACCCCCGTGGGGAGATTTTGATCGGCGGCCCCAATGTAACGATGGGTTACTACAAAAACGAAGCAAAGAACTGTGAGGACTTCTTTGTGGATGAGAGCGGCCAGCGATGGTTCTGCACCGGAGACATTGGAGAGTTCGAACCTGACGGATGCCTTAAGATCATCG ACCGTAAGAAGGACCTGGTGAAACTGCAGGCGGGCGAGTATGTCTCTCTAGGAAAGGTGGAGGCTATTTTGAAGAACTGCTCACTCATAGACAACATCTGTGCCTATGCCAACAG TGACCAATCGTATGTGATCAGCTTCGTGGTGCCGAACCACAAGCAGTTAATGGCGCTGGCGGAGCAGCTGCAGGTGACGGGCACATGGGAGGAGATGTGCAACAACCCCCTGTTGGAGAAAGAGGTCCTCCGCATCCTTACTGAGGCTGCTCTCTCAG CGAAAATGGAACGATTCGAGATCCCCAAGAAGATCCGTCTGAGTGCCGAGCCGTGGACACCGGAGACCGGGTTGGTCACTGATGCATTCAAGCTAAAACGCAAGGAGCTCAAATCACACTACCAGGAAGACATTGAGAGGATGTACGGTGGAAAAtaa